One window of Gemmatimonadaceae bacterium genomic DNA carries:
- a CDS encoding tetratricopeptide repeat protein, with product MSPEQADKASQTALDLDPDLAEAHSARGLSYSLSKRYDQAQEEFEIAMKLDPKLYEAPYFYARACLAQGKSSEAAPLFERAAALRPEDYHATTFLASAYTAQGRIGEASKASHRAVRAIEGLREEALQCLERAIDKGYGHREWVEHDSDLNSLRTDRRFQALLDRI from the coding sequence GTGAGCCCGGAGCAGGCCGACAAGGCCAGCCAGACAGCCCTCGATCTCGATCCGGATCTCGCCGAGGCCCATTCGGCGCGGGGGCTCTCATACTCGCTGAGCAAGCGTTACGACCAGGCGCAGGAAGAGTTCGAGATTGCGATGAAGCTCGATCCGAAGCTGTACGAGGCGCCGTACTTTTATGCACGGGCCTGTCTCGCTCAGGGCAAGTCTTCCGAGGCCGCGCCCCTTTTCGAGCGGGCGGCTGCGCTCCGGCCCGAGGATTACCACGCCACGACATTCCTTGCCAGCGCCTATACGGCGCAGGGTCGAATCGGCGAGGCGAGCAAGGCATCGCACCGCGCGGTGCGCGCCATCGAAGGGCTGAGAGAAGAAGCGCTCCAGTGCCTCGAGCGAGCGATAGACAAGGGATACGGCCATCGCGAGTGGGTGGAGCACGACTCGGATCTGAACTCTCTCCGAACCGACCGCCGCTTCCAGGCACTGCTCGACAGGATCTAG
- a CDS encoding methylated-DNA--[protein]-cysteine S-methyltransferase translates to MEITYTISESRLGRLLVAASPKGLCMIAIGKSDSELERRVRSHFPTDTVKRDDRAMAAIRKAVEARVAGRDLDGRLPLDLRGTPFQLSVWKEMLRIPAGSTRTYGDVARRIGRPKAFRAVAQACGANPVPIIVPCHRVVAAGGALGGYTGGIDRKIALLASEGVTDPAWT, encoded by the coding sequence ATGGAAATTACATACACTATATCGGAAAGTCGCCTCGGGCGTTTGCTGGTTGCGGCTAGCCCGAAGGGATTGTGCATGATCGCGATCGGAAAGTCGGACTCCGAGCTGGAGCGACGGGTTCGATCACACTTTCCCACCGATACGGTAAAGCGCGACGACCGCGCCATGGCAGCCATCCGCAAAGCCGTGGAAGCGCGCGTCGCCGGAAGGGACCTCGACGGGAGACTTCCCCTCGATCTCCGCGGCACGCCGTTCCAGCTCTCGGTATGGAAGGAGATGCTCCGGATTCCCGCCGGAAGCACGCGTACTTACGGCGATGTGGCGCGCCGGATCGGACGCCCGAAGGCGTTCCGCGCAGTTGCGCAGGCGTGCGGCGCCAACCCGGTGCCGATCATCGTGCCCTGCCACCGCGTGGTCGCCGCCGGAGGAGCGCTCGGTGGTTACACCGGAGGGATTGATCGGAAAATCGCGTTGCTGGCGAGCGAGGGCGTGACCGATCCCGCCTGGACGTAA
- a CDS encoding citrate synthase, giving the protein MSKTATEEAPATQTSDGAIDVTDARTGKTFNLPITDGAIRANDLKKIKSEDEDDPGLLSYDPAFLNTASCRSAITFIDGDKGILRYRGYPIEQLAEESSFLEVAWLLRHGELPKQQEYDQFVHDIRYHTYVHENMRKFLEGFRYDAHPMAMLNSAVAALASFYPTSRNIFDERERNLSMIRLLAKVPTIAAFCYRHLKGLPSVYPDNDLSYVDNFLSMVARMTEPKYEANPIFSKALEVLFILHADHEQNCSTSAVRAVGSSHVDPFSAMSAGIAALFGPLHGGANEQVLRMIEEIGHVKNVPQFIDGVKAGKGKLMGFGHRVYKSYDPRAAIVKKLADEVFKVVGVDKDLEIALELERIALSDDYFKSRKLYPNVDFYTGLIYRSMAFPTDFFTVLFAIARTAGWLAQWEEMLLDKEQKIARPRQIYTGYDERPYKRLITL; this is encoded by the coding sequence ATGAGCAAGACAGCCACTGAAGAAGCACCCGCCACACAGACCTCCGACGGCGCGATCGATGTGACCGATGCGCGCACCGGCAAGACATTCAATCTTCCGATCACCGACGGCGCCATCCGGGCCAACGACCTCAAGAAGATCAAGAGCGAGGACGAAGACGATCCAGGGTTGCTGAGCTACGATCCCGCGTTCCTCAATACGGCGTCATGCCGCAGCGCGATCACGTTCATTGACGGCGACAAGGGAATCCTCCGCTACCGCGGCTATCCCATCGAGCAGCTGGCGGAGGAGTCGAGCTTTCTCGAAGTCGCGTGGCTGCTGAGGCACGGCGAGCTGCCGAAGCAGCAGGAGTACGACCAGTTCGTGCACGACATCAGGTATCACACTTACGTGCACGAGAACATGCGGAAGTTCCTCGAAGGATTCCGCTATGACGCGCATCCGATGGCGATGCTCAACAGCGCCGTCGCCGCTCTCGCGTCGTTCTATCCGACATCGCGCAACATCTTCGACGAGCGCGAGCGCAACCTCTCGATGATTCGCCTTCTGGCGAAGGTTCCGACGATCGCCGCGTTCTGCTACCGCCATCTGAAGGGCCTCCCCTCCGTCTATCCCGACAACGATCTCTCGTACGTGGACAATTTCCTGTCCATGGTCGCGCGGATGACGGAGCCGAAGTACGAGGCGAACCCGATCTTCTCGAAGGCGCTCGAGGTGCTCTTCATCCTCCACGCCGACCACGAGCAGAACTGCTCGACGAGCGCCGTCCGCGCCGTCGGCTCCTCGCACGTGGATCCTTTCTCGGCCATGTCGGCCGGAATCGCCGCGCTGTTCGGCCCGCTTCATGGCGGAGCAAACGAGCAGGTCCTGCGCATGATCGAAGAGATCGGTCACGTGAAGAACGTCCCGCAGTTCATTGACGGAGTGAAGGCGGGGAAGGGCAAGCTGATGGGGTTCGGCCACCGCGTGTACAAGAGCTACGACCCGCGCGCGGCGATCGTGAAGAAGCTCGCCGACGAGGTGTTCAAGGTCGTCGGAGTGGACAAGGACCTCGAGATCGCGCTGGAGCTCGAGCGCATCGCGTTGTCCGACGACTACTTCAAGTCGCGCAAGCTGTACCCGAACGTGGACTTCTACACCGGGCTTATCTATCGCTCGATGGCGTTTCCGACGGATTTCTTCACCGTCCTGTTCGCGATCGCCCGCACCGCCGGCTGGCTGGCGCAGTGGGAGGAGATGCTGCTCGACAAGGAGCAGAAGATCGCGCGTCCGCGCCAGATCTACACGGGCTACGACGAGCGGCCATACAAGCGCCTGATTACGCTCTAG